From Aristaeella lactis, the proteins below share one genomic window:
- a CDS encoding translation factor GTPase family protein — MAEKLTVGLAAHVDAGKTTLSEAMLFLSGAVRRQGRVDHGDAFLDTETMEKERGITIFSKEARLTWRKTDLTLVDTPGHTDFAGEAERAISVMDAAVLVISATEGIQSHTRTLWKLLESSGVPVVFFINKMDRFAGTREELMTALGALSDRVADFTGDPSEAIALCDDTCLDLFLREGSIPEYRIRALVRDRKLFPCFFGAALKNEGVEPLLDFLAAFAEEKTYPKEFGARVYKIARDPQGNRLTFLKVTGGELKARDQLAGGSGETAWTEKIQEIRLYSGARYAAVPQAAAGELCCVTGLTKAMPGDGLGTENKGGEQTQRPCYACRVIPGPGEDLHKVLDCLETLTEEEPLLQAEFMEARREIRVHSMGDVYLEVLQRQMKDRFGIEISFGETSVLYRETIAEAVEGVGHYEPLRHYAEVHLWLEPLEPGSGLVFDTDVSTDDLALNWQRLILTHLKEKIHRGVLTGAPVTDMKITLINGKAHLKHTEGGDFRQATYRAVRQGLMKARSILLEPYLTLEITAPQESLGRIMNDLSMMGGKPEGPEDAEKGFRIIRAVVPASACRNYARDLNAQTRGLGRMTSSFAAYLPCADAERIIAEKGYDPLRDVVNPPDSVFCSHGAGVVVPWDEVEQYMHLPLREAGKKTDAGIAVRTAGSTFARSSAEEEEALRIIFEKTYGPAKTRQLLRPVPKEEPAAQPEEKREPAPEGEILLVDGYNVLFAWDEWKDSVQENFDAARMQLTELMCDYAGMTGKEVILVFDAYKVKGGMGSAERYKNIYVVYTREAQTADAYIEKTTLLARNRARVRVVTSDRPEQLIALGNEALRTSAREFRREVIGVQGSIADFIAKNNRPGTERSLERLYKEAWKKNKTE; from the coding sequence GTGGCGGAGAAACTGACGGTTGGCCTGGCGGCGCATGTGGACGCGGGCAAGACAACCCTGTCCGAAGCCATGCTGTTCCTTAGCGGAGCCGTGCGCCGGCAGGGCCGGGTAGACCACGGGGACGCGTTCCTGGATACGGAAACAATGGAGAAGGAACGCGGAATCACGATCTTCTCCAAGGAAGCCAGGCTGACCTGGCGTAAAACCGACCTGACGTTGGTGGATACCCCCGGGCATACGGATTTTGCCGGGGAGGCGGAGCGGGCCATCAGCGTGATGGACGCGGCGGTGCTGGTGATCAGTGCGACTGAAGGGATCCAGTCCCATACGCGGACCCTGTGGAAGCTGCTGGAAAGCAGCGGGGTTCCGGTGGTTTTCTTTATCAATAAAATGGACCGGTTTGCCGGGACCCGCGAGGAACTGATGACAGCCCTCGGAGCACTTTCGGACCGGGTCGCGGACTTTACCGGAGATCCATCGGAAGCGATCGCCCTGTGCGATGATACCTGCCTGGACCTGTTCCTGCGGGAAGGTTCGATCCCGGAATACCGGATCAGGGCGCTGGTCCGTGACCGGAAACTGTTTCCCTGCTTTTTCGGCGCGGCCCTGAAAAACGAAGGCGTTGAACCGCTGCTGGACTTCCTTGCCGCTTTTGCGGAGGAAAAGACATACCCGAAGGAGTTCGGCGCGCGGGTGTACAAGATCGCCCGGGATCCCCAGGGAAACCGGCTGACTTTCCTGAAGGTGACCGGCGGCGAGCTGAAGGCCCGGGACCAGCTGGCCGGAGGTTCCGGTGAAACTGCCTGGACGGAGAAAATCCAGGAGATCCGGCTGTATTCCGGAGCCCGGTATGCGGCAGTGCCGCAGGCAGCAGCGGGAGAACTGTGCTGCGTCACGGGACTGACCAAAGCCATGCCCGGGGACGGCCTGGGAACGGAAAATAAAGGCGGGGAGCAGACCCAGCGTCCCTGCTATGCCTGCCGGGTAATCCCGGGGCCCGGGGAAGACCTGCATAAGGTGCTGGACTGCCTGGAAACGCTGACGGAAGAGGAGCCGCTGCTGCAGGCGGAGTTTATGGAAGCCCGCCGGGAGATCCGCGTGCATTCCATGGGCGATGTGTACCTGGAAGTACTCCAAAGGCAGATGAAAGACCGGTTCGGGATTGAAATCTCCTTCGGGGAGACCAGCGTGCTGTACCGGGAAACCATTGCGGAAGCGGTGGAAGGTGTGGGGCACTATGAGCCGCTGCGGCATTACGCGGAGGTCCACCTGTGGCTGGAACCGCTGGAGCCCGGAAGCGGCCTGGTGTTTGACACCGATGTTTCCACGGACGATCTGGCCCTGAACTGGCAGCGGCTGATCCTGACCCACCTGAAAGAAAAGATCCACCGGGGCGTGCTGACCGGCGCGCCGGTGACGGATATGAAAATCACGCTGATCAACGGCAAAGCCCACCTGAAACACACGGAGGGCGGGGATTTCCGCCAGGCGACCTACCGGGCGGTGCGCCAGGGCCTGATGAAGGCCCGGAGCATCCTGCTGGAACCTTACCTGACACTGGAGATTACCGCGCCGCAGGAAAGCCTCGGGCGGATCATGAATGACCTGTCCATGATGGGCGGAAAACCGGAAGGGCCCGAGGACGCGGAGAAAGGGTTCCGGATCATCCGGGCGGTGGTTCCCGCTTCCGCCTGCCGGAATTATGCCCGGGACCTGAATGCCCAGACCCGGGGGTTGGGACGGATGACCTCCTCCTTTGCCGCTTACCTGCCCTGCGCGGACGCGGAGAGGATCATTGCGGAGAAAGGGTATGACCCGCTGCGGGATGTGGTGAACCCGCCGGATTCTGTTTTCTGTTCCCATGGCGCCGGGGTGGTTGTTCCCTGGGATGAGGTGGAGCAGTATATGCACCTGCCGCTGCGGGAAGCGGGGAAAAAGACGGATGCCGGGATCGCTGTCCGGACAGCCGGAAGCACTTTTGCCCGGAGTTCGGCGGAGGAAGAAGAAGCTTTGCGGATCATCTTTGAAAAGACGTACGGTCCGGCAAAGACCCGCCAGCTGCTGAGACCGGTGCCCAAGGAAGAACCCGCGGCACAGCCGGAGGAAAAGCGGGAACCGGCTCCGGAAGGAGAGATCCTGCTGGTGGACGGCTACAACGTGCTGTTTGCCTGGGATGAGTGGAAGGACAGCGTCCAGGAGAATTTTGACGCTGCCCGGATGCAGCTGACGGAGCTGATGTGCGATTACGCAGGCATGACCGGAAAGGAAGTCATCCTGGTCTTTGACGCCTATAAAGTCAAAGGCGGCATGGGCAGCGCGGAAAGATACAAGAATATCTATGTGGTCTATACCCGGGAAGCCCAGACGGCGGATGCTTATATTGAAAAGACGACCCTGCTGGCCAGGAACCGGGCGAGGGTGCGGGTGGTGACATCCGACAGACCGGAACAGCTGATCGCCCTGGGCAATGAAGCATTGCGCACTTCCGCGCGGGAATTCCGGCGGGAGGTGATCGGCGTGCAGGGCAGCATAGCGGATTTCATCGCGAAAAACAACCGCCCCGGAACGGAACGATCCCTGGAGCGGCTGTACAAGGAAGCCTGGAAAAAGAATAAAACAGAATAA
- a CDS encoding NADH peroxidase: protein MMKWVCPVCGYVHEGPEPPEKCPVCKVPGSKFIKQEGEMTWASEHVIGVAKDVPEEIKAGLRANFEGECTEVGMYLAMGRAAAREGYPEIAEYWKTAAFEEAEHAAKFAELLGEVVSPSTKENLRVRVEAENGATQGKTDLAKKAKELGLDAIHDTVHEMARDEARHGKAFKGLLERYFGK, encoded by the coding sequence ATTATGAAGTGGGTATGTCCCGTATGCGGATACGTACATGAAGGGCCCGAACCGCCCGAAAAGTGTCCTGTTTGTAAGGTTCCCGGTTCCAAGTTCATCAAGCAGGAAGGCGAAATGACCTGGGCGTCCGAGCATGTGATCGGCGTCGCTAAGGACGTTCCGGAAGAGATCAAGGCCGGCCTGCGCGCCAACTTCGAGGGCGAATGCACCGAAGTCGGCATGTACCTGGCCATGGGCCGCGCAGCTGCCCGGGAAGGCTATCCGGAGATCGCCGAATACTGGAAGACCGCCGCGTTTGAAGAAGCGGAACACGCCGCCAAGTTCGCCGAGCTGCTGGGTGAAGTAGTCTCCCCCAGCACCAAGGAAAACCTCCGCGTCCGCGTGGAAGCCGAAAACGGCGCCACCCAGGGCAAGACCGACCTGGCCAAGAAGGCCAAGGAGCTGGGCCTCGACGCCATCCATGACACCGTGCATGAAATGGCCCGCGACGAAGCCCGCCATGGCAAAGCCTTCAAGGGCCTGCTGGAGAGGTACTTCGGTAAATAA
- the rpsB gene encoding 30S ribosomal protein S2, whose protein sequence is MAVISMKQLLEAGVHFGHQTRRWNPKMAQYIFTERNGIYIIDLQKTVRKVDEAYAFVRDIAMEGKSILFVGTKKQAQESIESEAKRCNMFYVNNRWLGGMLTNFKTIRTRIERLNQIDKMEQNGQFDVLPKKEVIKLIHEREKLETNLGGIRDMKKLPGALFVVDPRKEHIAVTEDRILGIPIVGIVDTNCDPDEIDYVIPGNDDAIRAVKLIAGKLADAVLEGKQGEQNEAEAEEVPAEAEEKAAEEATEA, encoded by the coding sequence ATGGCAGTCATTTCCATGAAACAGCTCCTGGAAGCCGGCGTACACTTCGGTCATCAGACCCGCCGGTGGAACCCGAAGATGGCGCAGTACATCTTCACCGAACGTAACGGCATCTACATCATCGACCTGCAGAAAACCGTCCGCAAGGTTGATGAAGCTTACGCTTTCGTCCGCGACATCGCGATGGAAGGCAAGAGCATCCTGTTCGTCGGCACCAAAAAGCAGGCTCAGGAATCCATTGAATCCGAAGCCAAGCGCTGCAACATGTTCTACGTCAACAACCGCTGGCTGGGCGGCATGCTGACCAACTTCAAGACCATCCGCACCCGGATCGAGCGTCTGAACCAGATCGACAAGATGGAACAGAACGGCCAGTTCGATGTGCTGCCCAAGAAGGAAGTTATCAAGCTGATCCACGAGCGGGAAAAGCTGGAAACCAACCTGGGCGGTATCCGCGACATGAAGAAGCTGCCCGGCGCCCTGTTCGTTGTGGACCCCCGCAAAGAGCACATCGCCGTGACCGAAGACCGCATCCTGGGCATCCCGATCGTGGGTATTGTTGATACCAACTGCGATCCCGACGAGATCGACTACGTCATCCCCGGCAACGACGACGCTATCCGCGCTGTCAAGCTGATCGCCGGCAAGCTGGCTGATGCTGTGCTGGAAGGCAAGCAGGGCGAGCAGAATGAAGCGGAAGCTGAAGAAGTTCCCGCCGAAGCCGAAGAAAAGGCCGCTGAGGAAGCTACCGAAGCTTAA
- the tsf gene encoding translation elongation factor Ts, which produces MAAITSAMVKELRERTSAGMMDCKKALVESDGDMDKAIEWLREKGLSQAAKKASRIAAEGVVAQYTNEDSSIGAIVEVNCETDFVAKTDNFIGFANKVAKQVALANPADVDALMAQAFVDDSSKTISDLVSDATVAIGEKISVRRFSRYETTGVVSTYIHLGGKVGVMVEVAADAAGRASEDVKTFAHDLALQIAAAKPEAVRREEVDVEKLEKEKEILRAQALNEGKPEKIVDRMVEGRIEKYYKEVCLLEQPFVKDPDKNIKGLMGEIAKAAGAELDVVKFSRFERGEGIEKRKDDLAAEIAAMQK; this is translated from the coding sequence ATGGCAGCAATTACTTCCGCTATGGTTAAAGAGCTGCGCGAGCGCACCAGCGCCGGCATGATGGATTGCAAAAAGGCTCTGGTCGAGAGCGACGGAGATATGGACAAGGCCATTGAATGGCTGCGTGAAAAGGGACTGAGCCAGGCTGCCAAGAAGGCCAGCCGTATCGCCGCTGAAGGCGTGGTTGCCCAGTACACCAACGAAGACAGCTCCATCGGCGCGATCGTCGAAGTGAACTGCGAGACCGACTTCGTTGCCAAGACCGATAACTTCATCGGTTTCGCCAACAAGGTTGCCAAGCAGGTTGCCCTGGCCAACCCCGCTGATGTTGACGCCCTGATGGCTCAGGCCTTCGTGGACGACAGCAGCAAGACTATTTCCGACCTGGTCAGCGACGCGACTGTCGCGATCGGTGAGAAGATCTCTGTTCGCCGCTTCAGCCGCTACGAGACCACCGGTGTGGTTTCCACCTACATTCACCTGGGCGGCAAAGTCGGCGTTATGGTCGAAGTTGCTGCTGATGCTGCCGGCCGCGCCAGCGAAGACGTGAAGACCTTCGCTCATGACCTGGCCCTGCAGATCGCCGCTGCCAAGCCCGAAGCTGTCCGCCGTGAAGAAGTGGACGTTGAGAAGCTGGAGAAGGAAAAGGAAATCCTTCGCGCCCAGGCTCTGAACGAGGGTAAGCCCGAGAAGATCGTCGACCGCATGGTCGAAGGCCGTATCGAGAAGTACTACAAGGAAGTGTGCCTGCTCGAGCAGCCCTTCGTCAAGGATCCCGATAAGAATATCAAGGGTCTGATGGGCGAGATCGCCAAGGCTGCCGGCGCTGAACTGGATGTTGTGAAGTTCAGCCGCTTCGAGCGCGGTGAAGGCATCGAAAAGCGGAAGGATGACCTGGCCGCTGAGATCGCCGCAATGCAGAAGTAA
- the mtnN gene encoding 5'-methylthioadenosine/S-adenosylhomocysteine nucleosidase, translating into MKIGLLIAVTRELEAFLQSGEDLTEEVVAGRTIYKTRMEGHEIFAVCSGCGEIDASSATMLLIVKYGCELILNFGVTGALLEDLKVEDLFVAEKAWHYDFDITAFGGTAKVGQYSEYPDEFIPLDAGLVNLVEEKFPGIRKIAVASADKFVEDRNEKIRLRASGCGICEMELAGIARVCERSGVKCLSIKCISDAFDGTGADFDKNVRNSAAKAFKALKEIMKAI; encoded by the coding sequence ATGAAGATTGGATTATTGATCGCCGTTACCCGTGAACTGGAAGCCTTCCTGCAGAGCGGGGAAGACCTGACGGAAGAGGTTGTGGCCGGACGGACTATCTACAAAACCCGCATGGAAGGCCATGAGATCTTTGCGGTATGCTCCGGCTGCGGGGAGATCGATGCCTCGTCCGCGACCATGCTGCTGATCGTGAAGTACGGCTGTGAACTGATCCTGAACTTCGGCGTCACCGGCGCGCTGCTGGAGGACCTGAAGGTGGAGGACCTGTTCGTGGCGGAAAAAGCCTGGCACTATGATTTTGACATCACCGCCTTCGGCGGCACCGCAAAGGTGGGTCAGTATTCCGAATATCCCGATGAATTCATCCCCCTGGATGCCGGCCTGGTGAACCTGGTGGAGGAGAAATTCCCCGGGATCCGGAAGATCGCTGTGGCCAGCGCGGACAAGTTTGTGGAAGACCGGAACGAGAAGATTCGCCTGCGGGCGTCCGGCTGCGGGATCTGCGAGATGGAACTGGCGGGCATTGCCCGGGTATGTGAACGCAGCGGCGTGAAGTGCCTGTCCATCAAGTGCATCAGCGACGCCTTTGACGGTACCGGCGCGGACTTCGACAAAAACGTGCGGAACAGCGCCGCGAAAGCGTTTAAGGCACTGAAAGAAATCATGAAAGCAATCTGA
- a CDS encoding iron-sulfur cluster assembly scaffold protein, producing MQYTKEVEEMVCVAKGPNHGPAPIPEEGKWIQAKEIKDISGYTHGIGWCAPQQGTCKLSLNVKNGVIEEALVETIGCSGMTHSAAMASEILPGKTILEALNTDLVCDAINTAMRELFLQIVYGRTQSAFSDDGLRIGAGLEDLGKGLRSMVGTMYGTREKGTRYLEMTEGYVVKMALDKDDQVCGYQFLSLGKMMDAIKKGMSPNEAYEKNLGTYGRFKAEDGAVKWIDPRKE from the coding sequence ATGCAATACACCAAAGAAGTGGAAGAAATGGTCTGTGTTGCGAAGGGTCCGAATCATGGCCCCGCGCCGATTCCCGAAGAGGGAAAATGGATTCAGGCCAAGGAGATCAAAGATATCTCCGGTTATACGCACGGCATTGGCTGGTGCGCTCCCCAGCAGGGCACCTGCAAACTGAGCCTGAACGTGAAGAACGGCGTCATCGAGGAAGCGCTGGTGGAGACCATCGGCTGCTCCGGCATGACCCATTCCGCCGCTATGGCCAGTGAGATCCTGCCCGGCAAAACCATCCTGGAAGCCCTGAACACCGACCTGGTCTGCGACGCTATCAACACCGCCATGCGGGAACTGTTCCTGCAGATCGTGTACGGCCGCACCCAGAGCGCCTTCTCCGATGACGGTCTGCGCATCGGCGCCGGCCTGGAAGACCTGGGCAAGGGCCTGCGTTCCATGGTTGGTACCATGTACGGCACCCGTGAAAAGGGCACCCGTTACCTGGAAATGACCGAAGGCTATGTGGTCAAGATGGCACTGGACAAGGACGATCAGGTCTGCGGCTACCAGTTCCTGAGCCTGGGCAAGATGATGGACGCTATCAAGAAGGGCATGTCCCCCAACGAAGCGTACGAGAAGAACCTGGGCACCTATGGCCGGTTCAAGGCTGAAGACGGCGCGGTCAAGTGGATTGACCCGCGTAAGGAATAA
- a CDS encoding GGGtGRT protein: MALFENYEGRMPQLQPVLDKYGFKNFDEVKAFTNGKGVDAYSIVESTQPICFENVKWAYELGAAIAIKEGAKNAAEAAKWIGTALQAFCIPGSVADQRQVGIGHGNLGAMLLDEETECFAFLAGHESFAAAEGAIKIALNANKVRKKPLRVILNGLGKDAAMIISRINGFTYVQTKYDYLSADVKEDHALTVVKKTAYSTGDRAKVNCYGADDVREGVAIMWHEGADISITGNSTNPTRFQHPVAGTYKKERWEAGKKYFSVASGGGTGRTLHPDNMAAGPASYGMTDTMGRMHSDAQFAGSSSVPAHVEMMGFLGAGNNPMVGMTVAVAVAVQEAMNK; the protein is encoded by the coding sequence ATGGCTTTATTCGAGAACTATGAAGGCCGCATGCCTCAGCTGCAGCCTGTCCTGGACAAATACGGATTCAAAAACTTTGACGAAGTAAAGGCTTTCACCAACGGTAAGGGTGTGGATGCCTACTCTATCGTGGAAAGCACCCAGCCCATCTGCTTCGAGAACGTGAAGTGGGCTTATGAACTGGGCGCTGCCATCGCCATCAAGGAAGGCGCCAAGAACGCCGCGGAAGCCGCCAAGTGGATCGGCACCGCGCTGCAGGCCTTCTGCATTCCCGGTTCTGTTGCGGACCAGCGCCAGGTCGGTATCGGCCACGGCAACCTGGGCGCGATGCTGCTGGACGAGGAAACCGAATGCTTCGCTTTCCTGGCCGGCCACGAATCCTTCGCTGCCGCTGAGGGTGCCATCAAAATCGCCCTGAACGCCAACAAGGTTCGTAAAAAGCCCCTCCGGGTTATCCTGAACGGCCTGGGCAAGGACGCCGCCATGATCATTTCCCGGATCAACGGCTTCACCTATGTGCAGACCAAGTATGACTATCTGTCTGCTGACGTGAAGGAAGATCACGCGCTGACCGTTGTCAAGAAGACCGCTTACTCCACCGGCGACCGCGCCAAGGTTAACTGCTACGGCGCGGACGATGTTCGTGAAGGCGTTGCCATCATGTGGCATGAAGGCGCTGACATCTCCATCACCGGTAACTCCACCAACCCCACCCGTTTCCAGCATCCCGTTGCGGGCACCTACAAGAAGGAACGCTGGGAAGCCGGCAAGAAGTACTTCTCTGTGGCTTCCGGCGGCGGCACCGGCCGTACCCTGCATCCCGACAACATGGCTGCCGGCCCTGCCTCCTACGGCATGACCGATACCATGGGCCGTATGCACTCTGACGCTCAGTTCGCCGGTTCCTCCTCCGTTCCCGCTCACGTGGAAATGATGGGATTCCTGGGCGCCGGCAACAACCCCATGGTCGGTATGACCGTTGCTGTGGCCGTTGCTGTGCAGGAAGCGATGAACAAGTAA
- a CDS encoding SDR family oxidoreductase — translation MSTQKTVWVTGASSGLGLHTAAQLQKDGWRVIAGARSFEDGETEGIYRLKLDVTDEESIRNFCEKAKAIAMPDALVQCAGMLVLGSCEETGTEEFRRVIDTNYLGMVRVNRAVLPLMREQGHGKIVLFSSINGLLGIPFQSAYTASKHAIEGYAECLSMEVKPFGIQVMLVEPGDHRSGSDKYRPHAAAMSADSPYAEAYESSVAVIAHDEHNGSDPDALGRKIARTLDRKRIPFRKRIASPDQHLAVYVHKLLPAKLNAAILRKYYIRKKK, via the coding sequence GTGAGCACACAGAAAACGGTCTGGGTAACCGGCGCTTCCAGCGGACTGGGACTGCATACCGCTGCGCAGCTGCAGAAGGACGGCTGGCGTGTGATCGCCGGAGCCCGGAGCTTTGAGGACGGGGAAACGGAAGGGATCTACCGGTTGAAGCTGGATGTGACCGATGAGGAAAGCATCCGGAACTTCTGCGAAAAGGCAAAAGCGATCGCCATGCCGGATGCCCTGGTACAGTGCGCCGGAATGCTGGTGCTGGGCTCCTGCGAGGAGACTGGCACGGAAGAATTCCGCCGGGTGATCGACACCAACTATCTGGGAATGGTCCGGGTGAACCGGGCGGTGCTGCCCCTGATGCGGGAGCAGGGCCACGGCAAGATCGTGCTGTTCTCCTCCATCAACGGACTGCTGGGCATTCCTTTCCAGAGTGCCTATACCGCCAGCAAGCACGCCATCGAAGGATACGCGGAATGCCTTTCCATGGAAGTGAAGCCCTTCGGCATTCAGGTGATGCTGGTGGAGCCGGGTGACCACCGGAGCGGAAGCGATAAATACCGTCCCCATGCTGCTGCCATGTCCGCGGATTCACCGTACGCCGAGGCGTATGAAAGCTCGGTGGCAGTGATCGCCCATGACGAGCACAACGGCTCTGATCCGGACGCACTGGGCCGCAAGATTGCCCGGACGCTGGACAGGAAACGGATTCCCTTCCGGAAACGGATCGCGAGTCCTGATCAGCACCTGGCTGTGTATGTGCATAAACTGCTGCCCGCGAAGCTGAACGCGGCCATCCTGAGAAAGTACTATATCCGAAAGAAGAAATAA
- a CDS encoding phosphodiester glycosidase family protein — protein MMKIVKRLTALLLIMVLLLPGFTLAEDDVEVEEVVEEEAVLSENEDSENEAVTEKDGWHFNAKGFLVGENPGDEYLLEDEEKGVWQYASKDLSVKVTRYREQTKKKKKQEYCVAEIWASPESPLGAIQSDPKESLKLKGVAYPGTEQRYVQDLIDKHPSVLAVSDDMYGLRIIPVGKGKTKYDYHGVVIRNGQVIATKTRNSQKKRSWPNLDTMAVYQDGSMKTFDCDAQTAEEYLEQGAVHVFAFGPWLLSGGEVHPNLEKINNYSEPRVALGMVEPYHYILIVTAGRPTSKYQGYKLTWLAEKMKEYGCTEALNLDGGDTVALAFNNKVILHGNMEAKKLRNLGSMIAFGLK, from the coding sequence ATGATGAAGATAGTCAAACGACTGACTGCCCTGCTGCTGATCATGGTGCTCCTGCTGCCCGGATTTACCCTGGCGGAGGACGATGTGGAAGTGGAGGAAGTCGTTGAGGAAGAAGCTGTTCTTTCTGAAAACGAAGACAGCGAAAATGAGGCCGTGACTGAAAAGGACGGCTGGCATTTTAACGCGAAAGGCTTCCTGGTCGGGGAGAATCCCGGGGATGAATATCTGCTGGAGGACGAGGAAAAAGGCGTCTGGCAGTATGCTTCGAAGGATCTGTCCGTGAAGGTGACCCGTTACCGGGAACAGACAAAGAAGAAAAAGAAACAGGAATACTGCGTGGCGGAGATCTGGGCCTCCCCGGAATCCCCGCTGGGGGCTATCCAGTCTGATCCCAAGGAAAGCCTGAAGCTCAAGGGCGTGGCTTATCCGGGCACGGAACAGCGCTATGTGCAGGACCTGATCGATAAGCATCCTTCTGTGCTGGCGGTCTCGGATGACATGTACGGCCTGCGGATCATTCCGGTGGGCAAGGGCAAAACGAAGTATGACTATCACGGTGTTGTGATACGCAACGGCCAGGTGATCGCGACAAAGACCCGGAACAGCCAGAAAAAAAGAAGCTGGCCCAACCTGGATACCATGGCGGTATATCAGGACGGCAGTATGAAGACCTTTGACTGCGACGCGCAGACTGCCGAGGAATACCTGGAGCAGGGTGCTGTGCATGTGTTTGCCTTCGGCCCGTGGCTCCTGTCCGGGGGAGAAGTACACCCGAACCTGGAAAAGATCAACAACTATTCTGAACCCCGGGTGGCGTTGGGTATGGTGGAACCTTATCACTATATCCTGATCGTGACCGCGGGACGGCCCACCAGCAAATACCAGGGATACAAGCTCACCTGGCTGGCTGAGAAGATGAAGGAATACGGCTGCACCGAAGCCCTGAACCTGGACGGCGGCGATACGGTGGCCCTGGCGTTCAACAACAAGGTGATCCTCCATGGCAACATGGAAGCGAAAAAGCTCCGCAACCTGGGAAGTATGATTGCGTTCGGACTGAAATGA
- a CDS encoding phosphodiester glycosidase family protein: MMKRLTAFLLALLILLPGLSFAEETDGEWHFDEKGFLTGDNPGEEYILEDPENGIWQYASKDLSVKITRVREQYNKKKMREYCVAEIWASEASPMQAILSAPKGRLPEGVNQVSPKLLVEKHPCVFAMSDDFYGSRQKGIMEKTGSRLPGVIIRNGEIRWEKTKAPESRYGRHRPCLDVLAVYGDGSMKTYVSNAMTAQEYLDKGAIHTFAFGPWLISEGKINEKEAVEGCGYYEQMEPLTGLGMVEPYHYIAIVVHGRPKEKYAGVRLSWLADKLLEYGCVEALNLDGGGTACMFFNGQPVIQGQPDLRSMGGMIGFGLRESESNEQ; the protein is encoded by the coding sequence ATGATGAAACGGTTAACCGCTTTTCTCCTGGCACTGCTGATCCTTCTGCCGGGTTTGTCCTTTGCGGAGGAAACTGACGGAGAATGGCATTTTGACGAGAAGGGTTTCCTGACCGGGGACAATCCGGGGGAAGAATATATCCTGGAGGATCCGGAAAACGGGATCTGGCAGTACGCGTCCAAAGACCTGTCGGTGAAGATCACCCGGGTGCGGGAACAATATAATAAGAAGAAGATGCGGGAATACTGCGTGGCGGAGATCTGGGCATCGGAGGCTTCTCCCATGCAGGCAATCCTGTCCGCACCCAAGGGCAGGCTGCCCGAGGGCGTCAATCAGGTCAGTCCGAAGCTCCTGGTGGAAAAGCATCCCTGTGTTTTTGCCATGTCTGATGATTTCTACGGTTCCCGGCAGAAGGGGATCATGGAGAAGACCGGATCCCGCCTGCCCGGTGTTATCATCCGGAACGGAGAAATCCGCTGGGAAAAGACAAAGGCCCCTGAAAGCCGGTACGGCCGTCACCGCCCGTGTCTGGATGTCCTGGCTGTTTACGGGGACGGCAGCATGAAGACCTATGTCTCCAATGCCATGACCGCCCAGGAATACCTGGATAAAGGCGCCATCCATACCTTCGCTTTCGGTCCCTGGCTGATCAGCGAGGGAAAGATCAACGAGAAAGAAGCCGTGGAAGGCTGCGGCTACTATGAGCAGATGGAGCCCCTGACCGGATTGGGCATGGTGGAACCTTACCATTATATTGCTATCGTGGTGCACGGCCGGCCGAAGGAGAAATATGCCGGTGTGCGCCTGAGCTGGCTGGCGGACAAACTGCTGGAATACGGCTGTGTGGAAGCACTGAACCTGGACGGCGGCGGAACGGCCTGCATGTTCTTTAACGGGCAACCGGTCATCCAGGGCCAGCCGGATCTCCGCTCCATGGGCGGGATGATCGGTTTCGGACTCAGAGAGTCCGAAAGTAATGAACAATGA
- a CDS encoding QueT transporter family protein: protein MNNIKTKQLVTGGMIAAIYVVLTVLAAQFNLASGAIQVRFSEALTILPVFTVAAVPGLTIGCLLANLLTGLAVWDVVFGSVATLIGAVGTRLLKNKPLLAWIPPVLSNMAIVPIILIKVYAVPDAWWFLVLTVGAGEVLSCGLLGLLLWRSLKNIPAIKEMK from the coding sequence ATGAATAACATCAAAACAAAGCAGCTGGTAACCGGCGGTATGATTGCCGCCATCTATGTGGTGCTGACGGTGCTTGCAGCCCAGTTCAACCTGGCAAGCGGAGCAATCCAGGTCCGCTTTTCCGAAGCACTGACGATCCTGCCGGTATTCACCGTTGCGGCGGTGCCCGGCCTGACAATCGGCTGCCTGCTGGCGAACCTGCTGACCGGCCTGGCCGTGTGGGACGTGGTATTCGGCAGCGTGGCCACGCTGATCGGCGCGGTCGGAACCCGCCTGCTGAAGAATAAGCCCCTGCTGGCCTGGATTCCCCCGGTACTCAGCAACATGGCGATCGTTCCGATCATCCTGATCAAGGTGTATGCTGTGCCGGACGCCTGGTGGTTCCTGGTGCTGACTGTCGGCGCCGGAGAAGTGCTCTCCTGCGGATTGCTGGGTCTGCTCCTGTGGAGATCCCTGAAGAACATTCCGGCGATCAAAGAAATGAAATAA